ACTCTTTTTGCAGACCAACTACATAAATACAAAAGTTTTCTAATTTGAGGTTTGCCCATTTTACAAATATGTCCTTTACCTTTTACACTTGTTCCTGATTGATATAGCCTTGGACTAAATCCTACAAAAGCAGTCAGTTGTTTATAGTTATCAAATTTTGTGAAATTATCTGTAATAACACTCATCATAATAGCCGTTTTTAGCCCGATTCCTGGTATCGTTTTTATTCTTTCAACCGTGTCTTTATAAGCTAATCTTCCTATTTGCTCTATCTTTTTTTCAAACTTATCAATACGTCTTATTAATAATATTAGTACTTGTTTTAATTCTTTTCTAAGATCCGAACTCAACAAACCTGTTGCTTCAAAGGATTCTAATTGTCTTTTTGTTTGATGTTTTTGTTTTTTTAGTAATTCTAAAGCTGTGTAAAGTTGTTTAATTTCTATACTAGGTTTACTCTCTGGACACCATCTTTTTAACTCATATTGAGCACCATATTCGGCAATTGTCTTTGCGTCTTTTTTATCTGTTTTTGCTCTATATAATCTTGTTTGACTATATCTTCTAATTATCAAAGGATTTAATACACATACATTAAAACTAGATGCATGTAAAAAAGTTGCTAACTGAACATAATAAGGACCACTAGCCTCCATTACAATCCAGTCTGATGCACTAATCAATTTAATAAATTGCTCAAAACCTGTATTTTGATTCTTAAAAATTTTGTGAATCCATTTATCTTTTTCTAAATAAGAAACATCAAAGGTTTGCTTACTAATATCAATTCCTATAATTTTACTCATATCAAATGTTTTTATAGAAAAATTACTACATTTACTTATCAATCCTAAATACAGACTTGATGGTCTAATGATCTGTTCAAGTTTATGTAGTAAGGGGTAAAGTGATTAGCATTGCGAACGGTCTTTAATGACAAATGACGGACTATAATCTTTTCCTTTACCCTTACTTTTCTTGTTAAATATTAAATCTAATTTAAGCTTTTTAAAAACAGATCCTTATTTTTACAAACATAGGATGACATTTTTCTACTTAATAACGTTTATCCAACGCCCTTTTGTTCTCACTAAATAATCATTATCATACATCGCTTCTACTTGAACTCCGGGTAAATAATACTTTCCTAAATATGCTGCATTCAATAAAACTGTAAAGGTTTTTGTTTCCGCAGTTTTCCTTCCTTTGTTTAAATCAAAATAAAAATTAACACGATCATCCCTAATATCTGTATAACGAGCTTCACTTTTTGCGGTAGCTCCAAAATCTGTAAATCGAGTATTTACAATTTCCCATCCTGAAGGAAAAATTTGAGTCAATGCAATATCTTTTACCGATTCATTTTTAGGATTACTCACTGTAATTTTCGCAACAAAATCCTGACCTTGTTTCAACTCATTTATGTTTATCGCTTTTCCTTTTAAATCCTTATAATTAACAGAAACACTTAAACCTCTACTTTCAGAAATTTCACTTCCTAAAGGCAACTTCCCAGAATTTATGATTCGTGCAAAAACGATATTATTTTCATTATTATTTATACTGATAGAATTGGCCCCTTTCTTCACTTTTAAAGTTCTTTGCACCATAGAACTTGCAGTTTTTAAGGTTTCATTATCACCAGCATTTGTGTAATTAATATTGATAGATTTACCTCCGTTTTTAACCACCATTTTACCAATAGATAATAAACTAAAAGCAGTAGATTGTGTACTCATCCAATTATTGCTCGATAAATCTTTAGCAATACTTTTCGCTATACTTTTCACCTCTTTATTGTTGGTTAACAACATTGTTTCTAGCGCCATTGCTCTATTTCTTGTTACAGAACCATAATTGTAATAATTGTAGCCAGAAAAATTCAAATCTGCCTTTCCCATAATTTCTGTACTCGCTTCTTTATGACCAACCAATGCATACGCAGCAGCCAATCTCCATTTTGCTTCGTTAGAAATCTGCTTAAATTCTCTTAAACGATTCATTGCCGATAAATCTGCGCTTCCTGCCAAAGCCAACGTATACAATCTGTAAGCTTGCGATAAATCTCTTGTATAACTGTTATAATTCGGGCGCCAATTTCTTGCTGCTTCTTTTTGATATCTTATAAAATTACTTTTAAAAGTTAACGGTAAAACAAATCCTTTTTTCTCTGCTTCTAACAGAAAATGACCAGCATAACTTGTTCCCCAATCACTCATTCTACTTTCTCCCATCCAATAACTCAAACCTCCATTTGCTTTCTGGAAATTACCTAAACGTTTGATTCCTTTTTCAATATTATTCTGAATTTCTTGTTTTTTAGCTGATGTTAAATCAAAAAGGTCATTCAAAAATAATTGAGGAAAAACACTTGATGTAGTTTGCTCTACACAACCATGTGGATATCGAATTAAATATGCTAATCTCCCTGTAAAGTTGATGGACGGTATTGTAGATAACTCCAAAATTGCTGTATTAGAATCTTCAACTCCAAACGCATTAAAAGTGATGGTTTGTGTTTGTTCTCCTTCAATATTTTGATCAATTATTTTTGATGTAATTGGGTTTGGATTCACAACATCTAATTCTACTTTATAAGTTGATTTTTCACCGTCTCCTGTTGCAATAATTTCAACAGTATTTATGCCATTTGCTTTTAAAACATCCAATTCAAAGTACACCATTTTTTCACCTGGTTTTTCAAATGCGAGCCTTTTAGATTTGCTGCCAACTACAGAAATTCCGTTAGACGTTTTTACTTGAACTGTAACATCCTTTACTCTTTTATCCATCGCAAAAACGGAGACTGGCAATATCACTTTTTCTTTTGGTGATAACTTTCTAGGTAATGTTGC
The window above is part of the Polaribacter sp. SA4-12 genome. Proteins encoded here:
- a CDS encoding IS110 family transposase is translated as MSKIIGIDISKQTFDVSYLEKDKWIHKIFKNQNTGFEQFIKLISASDWIVMEASGPYYVQLATFLHASSFNVCVLNPLIIRRYSQTRLYRAKTDKKDAKTIAEYGAQYELKRWCPESKPSIEIKQLYTALELLKKQKHQTKRQLESFEATGLLSSDLRKELKQVLILLIRRIDKFEKKIEQIGRLAYKDTVERIKTIPGIGLKTAIMMSVITDNFTKFDNYKQLTAFVGFSPRLYQSGTSVKGKGHICKMGKPQIRKLLYLCSWSAKRVNKNCIEMYERLKEKGKPERVIKIAIANKLIKQIFSIATNKQIYNENHQNLYFLK